CCCTGAGGGGAGCCAGAGGAAGATACTGGGATGAAGTGAGGTAGGGGTGCCCAGCTGTCCCCAGGTGTCACCTCCAGAGTGCCCTTGTTGGTTTGGCTCAGTGAACATTGACTGGGCTCTGGAAGGGACTTGAGAACCAATCATCAACATGGTGGTTCTATCTGGGGCCCCAGCCTTCTGAGTGCCAAACCCACTCTAGCTGCTTATTTGACACTATTTGCACTTCTCTCTGATGCTTCAAATTCAACATAGGCAAACGAAATGACTCACCCTCAAAACCAGTCCCTCCTCATGTCGCCTACAGTGGTAAACAGCACCACTTTCTACCCACACTTGCTCCTGGTAAAAACCTGGGCATCTCACTCCATATATCCAATCCATCACCAAAACCTGTTTGGTGTTTGGATCTCCTACTACTCCATctactctttttatttatttatttatttatttattttttgagacagagtctctctctgttccccaggctggagtgcagtgctgtgatctcggcagcctccacctcctgggttcaagcaattctcctgcctcagcctccagagtagctgggactacaggtgcccaccaccaccatgcctggctaatttttgtatttttagtaaagacagggtttcgccatgttgtccaggctggtcttgaattcctgacttcaggtgatccaccgcgcccagccgtcaaatgcttttataaaatgtttagtgaccaggtatggtggctcccacctgtaatcccagcactttgggaggccaaggtaggcagatcacttgaggccaggagtttaagaccagcctgcacaacacggcgaaaccctgtctctactaaagttacaaaaattagccaggcatggtggcaggcgctactctggaggctgaggcaagagaatcccttgagcccaggaggcgaggttgcagtgagccaaaatcgtgtcactacactccagcctggacgagagtgagactcttgtctcaaaaaaaaaaaaaattatgtttagtcTCTATAACTATAAAAAAGGTATTGCATCGTATCCTCTTTTTATAGAAAGaatcctggccgggcacagtggctcacgcctctaatcccagtactttgggaggctgaggcgggcggatctcctgaggtcaggagttctagaccagcctgggcaacacggtgaaaccctgtctctactaaaaatgcaaaaattggccaggcacagtggctcatgcctgtaatcctagcactttgggaggccaaggcaggtggatcacaaggtcaggagatcgagaccattctggccaacatggtgaaacccccttctctactaaaaatacaaaaattagctgggcgtggcggcacgggcctgtaatcccagctactcaggaggcttagcagaagaatcgcttgaacccaagaggcagagattgcagtgagcccagatcgccccactgtactccagcttggcaacagagctagactccgtctcaaaaataaaaaacacaaagctgggtgtggtggcgggcacctgtagtcccagctactcggtaggctgagacaggcgaacccaggatggggaggttgcagtgagccgagatcatgcccctgcactccagcctaagcgacagagcaagactgtctccaaaaaaaaaaaaaaaaaaaaaatccaaggctCAGACAAATGAGTGACACATCgataataaatagaaaagctGCAATGCACACTAAGCATGGTCTTATTTTAAAGCCCAGGTTTGTTTACACTACCTCCCATCCATGCTGTGATAGCATACATGGTTACACACTAGTGCATCCTCCCCAGTCCTCCTTACCTATGGGTTTGCACCATGCTGGGTGCTGAGGCCTCAAGCTCCTGAGGAGAAGGTGTCTCAGGAGGTGCCCCCCGCTTCACAAGAGCCAACACACTCACTGTCGGGGGCAGCCAGCTAGATGGTCTCCTAAAAGAAGGGACATAGGGTCACAGCTCAACCCACCTCCAGATAACCCAAAGAACCCTGGGgtttggagggagggagaggctaAGGGGCCTCACTGTGGTTCAAAAGAGGTCAGGGGTTAGTCACTGCTGAGGGCAGAGTGTTAATTATTAGATACAGGCATTTTCAGGCTGATGAGGGAGATGACAACAAAAGTCCACAACACCACAAATCACAAGGAACCTATGGACCCAGCAGGGTCTAGAGAGGCTCAGAACGAAAGGGCCACTAGAGAACATCTCAAGCCATTAAAGAGCCACCAGTTATTGAGGCCTGGAGCAGGGATTcgcaattttgtttgtttggagaggagacagggtctcgctttgtcacccaggctggaatgcagcagtgtgattacagctcactgcagcctcgacctcctaggctcaagctgtcctcccacctcagcctcctagagcagctgggactaccaccaggtgtgtgccaccatgcccagctaatttttgtatttttctatagggacagggtttcaccatgttgcccaggctgtttttcatttttctaaaggaccagatagtaaatacagttgacccttgaacaaagCAGGTTTGAAATGCGCAAGCTCACCTATATGCAGGTTTTTTCCAACTGAACAGAAAATACTGTATTCTCAGGATATAATACCCACATATACTGAGGGCTGTCTTTTCCTATACATCAACATAGGACTTGAGTATGTCATATTTTAGTGTATGTGAGGGTCCTAGAACCAATTCCCCACATGTACCTGGGGATAACTATATTTTCGGACCTAGGACCAAGAGAGAAAATTGAGATCATTATATAGGCACTTAATATAACCATTAAAATGTAACCATTTTTAGCTCATGGCTGTAGAAAAACAGACTGCCAACCTCTGCCCTAAAGGATCATCACTATAGAGTTTCAAATGAGGCCACTGGGAGATCTGAGAGTCAGAAGGTCATAGAAAGGACAAGGTACCCCATTACCTGGACTTTAGGGCTCCACTCTCATTTTCTGTGGGGCCCCCAGGCACTCCAAATAGTCTTCCCAACCAGAGGCCCCTGCCTGGTGCCATTTCATCTGTGGGCAGGGGTCTCTCCTGTGCACCTTCTTCAGCTGCAGTCCCATGATGCCCCGGTGCCCATCGGGAAAGAGGAAAGCCCTCAGTACCCCCAGaggcatagacccgggaggccTGGGTCAGctgctcccaccagctccctggTGTAGGAAGGTTTGGAGAGTCTGAGGGGTCTGGAGCAGCTTCCTTGGAAGTCCCCCGAAGGCTCTGGGCCAGCCGGCCCCCCAGGTGCAGCATGGCTTGCATAGTCTGCTGCAGAGCCGGAGGCGGGCCTGGAGGGGCAGGCGCCTGAGGTGGGCCCAGGggcaggtggtggtggtgctCAAAGAGCAGGTCCAGGTGGAAGGTGAGCACCGACAaaggctgcagcaggagcagcagctctGTGGACAGGGAGGGACAGCCACCATGGGCCAGGGAGAAGAATCCTGTTGGCAGGTACAGGAGGGAGAGCAGGCCTGGAAAAGAGCAGGCCAACATCAGCTTCTGCCCTGGACCTAGTCCCAGAGGACCCCCCAGAGCAGCCCACCAGTCAGCACACATCCTCCCAGGCCTCACTCTGCTGGGCactgaggcagagaggaggaagggTGTGGTGAGCTATAGGTCTGACATCCCTGCCTGCGTGGAACCTCGCCCAAATAGGAAGACACACACAGCAAGTGGTGACAAGTAACTGAGTGACAGTGCAAAGGCTACagaggaggaggacaggagagCCATAGAAGCACATACAAAATGGTGTGGGGGTTGGCCTAGTCTGAGGGTAGAGGTAAGGCCTCACTGGGGAAGGACTCAAAGGATGAATGACAGTTCATGAGGAAGCAGGAGGGGCAGGAGATAGAGGAACAACATAAGCAGGGCCTTGGAGCAGGAAGGGCCAGGCGGGAAGACTGTTGGCAAGACCAGGGAAAGCCCTGGCCTCCAAGGCAGGGGAAGAGGGCAGAGGCCAGACAGCCAAGGCTTTGGGTCTTTCATCCTATGGGCGATGGGCCTCCTTAGAAAGTTTTAATTAGAAGAGTAATAAGATCGGAGATCTGGATTAATGGTATTCTGGCACCAGTGGGAACCAGCAGGAGAGAACCCTTTCCTTCCCATCCTCCCAGCCCATCAGCCCCATCCTCTCCCATCTGAACCTCTGACCTGCATCTTCCTGGAGACTGGAAAACCATAGCTCCAACTGCTTGGTGCTGGGGGAGAAAAGAGGGAATGGAAGTTCAGGGAGGTAGAGGACTCCAGTCCTTTctgggtggaggatgggagatgAGATTGGAAGGAGGGGGGGCCTTCTCTGGGGACATGAGGTACTACTACTGTGTCCCACCCATGATGCTCTTGCAGTCCCAGGTCGTGGGAAGGGCACTGGGAAGAAGGCAACTCACTTGAGAAGGCCCAGGATAAAGGCATGGAAGCGGCTACGGCTGCTGCTCAGCGGGGCTAGACGGCTGACCTGGCTATACAGGGTTCCAAGGGAGCGGGTGCTGGAGCCTGAGAACGTGGGGTGCAGTCAGCCAAGCCCGGCCCAGCCCTGCGCACTGCCGGGTCCCACGCCCTCCTGGCTCACCTGGCTTCACCGACGCCTCCACCACGCTCCAGGGGCTGCTCCTGCGCTGCCCGGTGATGAGGTCCTTCCGGAAAGGCTTCAGCCCATCCGCCACCAGGGCGTGGAGGGCCGGGCAGAGGGTGGTCAGCACCAGGTGCCCCACATCCGGGCTCAGCCGGCTATCACCCAACTGGGCCTGGAGGCGGCGCGATGCGGATGGGTCCAGAGATCCCTCCAGCCACCACCCGCCAACCGTTCCCGCACCCACCGCGGAGCTCCATTACTCTCCTCATCCCAACACCCTCCCTCCAGCCACCTTCACCTTCTGCACCAAGTTCCGGGCGGCCCCGAAATGCGAGATGATTTTATCCACGGAGGCGCTGACGGCTATCAGGAGacctgggaggggagggaaagggaagacgCTAGGAGGCCGCGCCCCTACCCAGGCTTGCCCGAGGGGCGTGGAGAGACTGCCTTCGGACAGCCTGAGAGAGCAGGGCCGGGGGCGAGGGGCAGTTCATTCGGAAGCGCGGGGTCGGGAGTCAGGGTGCCCTACCTTTCTTCTGCTCCTGCAGCTGACCAGTCCCACTCTGGGCTTCTGCCATCCACAGCCGCTGGGCTCCGGAGACACCGGCGAAGGACCACGAACTACGGACTGGCGTAAGGGAAGAAGGGCGCGGTGACACTTACCAAGGGTTATTCCGAGGACTCCGGGCTTCCACACAAGTTGTCTCCGGCGGGTCTCCCCGAAGGGTCTTGGGGAGAAGAGGCGCAGGGCCGCCTGGAGCACGGGGTAGCTCGACCCGAGCCCCGGAGTGAAATCCCGCACACTTCCCGGCACTCGCTGTCCCCCAGCCCCATCCCGGTTCCCGGTGCCCTCCCTCAGGGCACAGCCCCCACCTCCAGGATCCCGGAAATCCGGGAACGAGACGGCAGCGCTCACCTCCCGCCTGCCCCGCTAAGGCCTGTAGGGCGGGAGAGGACAGGGCGCCGGGAGGGAGGTGCAGCCCTGCGCACCGCCCCGGGGCCCAGTCCAGCCTGCGGAGCCCCGGGGAGCACGTGGGCGGCGTGGACCAATGGAAAGACAGAcagaggggaaagggaggagacGGAGGGAGGCGAGACCCGAGGATTGGGAGGCTGGAAGGCGCCGGAAAGGGGAAACCCGGGTCGCGCAGCAGTCTCTAGGTGGAGGGTGCCCTCTTCATCCCGCATGGGACTGGACTCGCGCAGAGGGCGTGGCCAGAACTTCTAGTGCCAATGAGCTCCCGGGAGCTTCACCCTCCACCCCTCCCGAGCAAGGTGGGGGGACAGGCCCGAGATGCACAGGCCAAGGAATTCCACGGAGGGTGTGACCCAAAGTCCCTAACAACAGACTCGCTGGGACCCCCTAGGCTTGGCATGGAGGCTGGGTAAACCCGTGTCCATTATGCCCAGGCGGGTCTGGAGGGAGAGGGGACCGGGCCACGGAGCAGGCAAGGCAACAACTTCCCCTCTCCAGCACTAGGAACGGGGCCAGATTCCCCAAAACCGACGAACTTGCTTGGAGTCCGCCGAAACTGAAGGGCGGGACCAAGCTGGGCAACCCCAGAAAAAAAGCGAAAATGGGGCCGGGCGATAGTGGGAGGGGCCTTGGAGCGGGCGGGGCGGCCCGCCTGAGGCGTGGCCCGCGGGGCTTGCCCGGGTCCGTCTTACGTAGCCTGGGCGGAGGCGATGGGCTCCTGGTCCAGCGAGGGGCCTTCGGCGGACGAGGTTGCGGTGGCAGCGGGGGGGCGGGTACCTGGCGGGGTGGGGGAGCCGCGGCGGGGAAGGTGCTACTTCTGGGAAAGAGCGGGGACAGCAGCAGTGCCAGCTCGGGGCTGGCCAGGCAGGGCAAGGCTCCCCGAGTCGGAGGCGAATAGGCTCCCACTGGGGACAGGCGGACGGGCAGCAGCTGCTCCTCTGGGGGGCTCGGCGCCCCCAGCAGCCGCAGCCCGGCGCCAGGCCACCCGGCCAGAGGAGCCAGGAGCAGAGACCCAGCTGCGCCTGCgcccccaccctccaacaggggGCGCCCGTCGGCCGAGAACCGGAAAaccaggggccgagggagcaggaGGGGACCGGCTGCAGGCGGGATTGGCGGGGCCAGGcgcagagggaaggagggcagcgGGATGGGCAGCCAGGCAAGGAGGGGCGGGAAGAAGAGGGAGCAAAGAGTTAGTCCCGTAACCCAATGACCCACCCAGTTTCCCTTTCCCGGAGCGCTCCCTGGTAGAAGGGGCGGGGAGGATGGGTGACACAGAATGGAGGGAAGACAGGGGGCCGGGTTGGAAGCCTAGGAGGCGTGAGCGGCCGAAGCCCAGCCCTCCTCCCGCTTCTTGCGACCTCTTACCCTCCAGGCCGGCCTGCGCGCCCGGCTCTCCCGGCTCCTTCGCGGCTGGGGCCTCCTCGCCAGCCGCTGGGCTGACAGCCCGGCCCTCCTCGGACTGCCCCTCCGCTATGGGCTGCAGTCCAGGTCGGTTCTTCTTCCTTCGGGGAGGGACAGGCGGGGGTGGGGGCCGGGGCGGGACCAAAGCCCAGCCAGCTGGGGGGTCTCGAGGCGGGACTGGCGGGGGTGGGGCCCGGCTTCGGGACCGGAGTTCCTTGAAGGTGGTGACTTCCCGAGGAGGTGCCGAGGAGCCGCCCAGCGACCCCGAGGGGGGCAGCTCGGTGTCGGGCGAGAAGACTATGAGCCAGTCACTGCGATCTTTCTTGGCCTGCGGGACGAGGGGCAGCCCTGGGCCCCGCTTGCGCTTCTGGGCCAGCTCGTGGAAGGACGTGATTGTCCGGTGGGGCACCGGCTCCTCGCTGACGTCACTTCTCCATCCTCCATCAATTTTCCCTGCATCTGTTTTCGAGCCAGAATCAGTTATTCTTGTGTTGGTTTTCCAACCAGAGTCGAATTTTTCAGGTTCATTTTTCCAGCTAGAGTTAACATTCCCGTTGTTTTTCCAACCAGTGTTACTGTTTTCCGTGGTTTTCCATTCAGCTTTAGTTTTCTCTGTGTCAATTTTCCAAATTGGGTTAATCTTCCAACTGGGCTCCGTTTTCCCAGTGTCGATTTTCCCATCATCCGCCTCTAAGAGCTCAGAGGTAGGGAGATCCTGCTCCGCGCTCTCATCCTCTTCCTCCaagcctggggaagggaggtCCTGGCAGGTGGTCAGGGCGTTGCAGTTCGAGTCCAGGCCAGGATCGGGTGAAGAAGAAGCTCCGGAGCAGGAATCAGGAGAGCAGCAGAAGCTGTCCGGTGAGCAGGTGCCAGGGCCTGCTGAAGCCAGTGGGGAACCTTGCTCCAGGGGGATGATACTGGGCTGAGGGTGGGCATCCTCATCACCAGGGAGGTCCCGCAAGTAGACTGAGACGGGGGACTCATCGGGGCTAAGATCTGAGCAGGAGCTGAGCGAGGAAGAGCAGCCTGGGTCTGAGGGAGAGGCAGCCCCCTCTTCCTCCTGTGATGGGTCCTGCCGGTTTTCTAGGCCCGGACCGTGCTCCTGGCAGCACCGGCAGGGCACAGCTGGGCTGTTGGAATTGGCGTCCACCAGGGTGCCACTGCAGGGGCCCCTGCTCTCCTTGCCCCCAGTGTCTCCTGGGGGAGGGGATGTGCTCAAGGGCCCTTCCCGTAGCTCAGGACGGCGGGACAAGTGCAGGCCCAGGGAGACGTGCTGGAGATGGATGTGATTGAGGTTGCAGAGTAAAGCTCTCTGAGGAGACAGCATGGTGCCAGCGGCGATGGGATGGCTTCTAGAGAACCAGGAGGGTAGGGTCTCTCACATCCACCTACCTGGCAACCACAGGTGCAGACCTAGAAGACAGGGGTGGCGAAGCCCAGCCAGTGAGGACAGGAGCTGCGGGAAGGACACTGAGGTGACTGACGGCAGCAGCAGGCCTGAAGGCTCTGGCTGCTTTGGAAGATATTTCAATGAGATGCAAATCGCAATCGACTGGCCATTAGTTTCCACTGCAGTGTTTGCAGGTGGAGTCGAATGTAACCCTCCGGGAATGGAGCCGGGAGGGTCAGAGAACGCGGCTGCGCTCTGGATTTCCGAAGGGGGGCGGGGGCCCGGAACAGGTCCGGGCCCAGAATGGACCTCCGGGTCCCTGCTGCCGCAATCTGGCCCTGCCCTCCTGCCTACCCCTTACTCCCACAGGAAGGGACCCAGGGAGACCCACCCAGATGCCCTGAAAGGAGGCGGGGGATGGGGGTGGGTCGATATGCAGAGTTTGCCTGGTGAATGCAGGAAAGGGGTAGGAGCTGGAGAGGAAAAGGATGGAGCAGCCGTCAGCTCGTCAACTCCACATCTGCTGGCTGCCTCCGCCGGGCTCCAGCCTGCGCCCTCGCCCCTCAGAACAGCGTTATGTCCATTCTCTCCGCATTCGTCTCCATCGTTCAGTCACCACCGCACCCCTTCTCTATTCATTTCTCCTGCTCCCTTGTCCTGCCCCGCCCCTCGTGCCCTGGTCCATCGGTCTACACCCATGGGCCGAGCCCTCCTCACCAGGGTCCTCCTGGAACCGCTCCGGCCTTGGGCTTGTCCTCGGCTCCCACGGTCCCCGCCCGGCGGGGCACAGAGCGGGAGGGGAGGGGCACTAGCACAACCCACTCTGCGCAGCGCATCTGCACCCCTTCGCGCATGGGCGTGGCGTAGCTCAGACCCGCCCCCAGCGCTTAGCGTCTTGTGTCACCCACCTAGCGGGTTTGATGTATCCCAAGCTTTTGGCCCTGATGCCAAGGCCCCTGGGTCCCGCTTCTGTGCAGCGAGTCCTCCCAGCACCCCACCCCGCACATTCTGGAAAGAGCCAGACTCTGGCTGCGCCGAGCAAGAACAGAACCACAAAAAGGTtacacaattatttattgagagcctcctctccccacccttgCAATCTCTAGGTCACTTTTTCCGCTTGTAGATTTTGCGCGCAAGCCCCAGAAAGATGGCTGGGGGCAGGGGCGCTGCGTACTGTTCAATGAGAGCCATAATGTGGCTGTAACTGTCCTCCTCATATTGCAAGAACACAGCCTGCAGATCCAGCTCCTCATATAGTGCCTTCACCCGGGCcactttctcagcctccttctgCCCGTAATTTTCCTAAAAGGGGTTGGAAGACAGGAAAACGGGCTTGGccttccccagagcctccaggacCCCTCCACTCCCCTCATTCTCATATTTCAGAACATCTCCAAAGCCACccactcctttcctccctccaatTTTCAAGTGTTTCTAGGTAGCTAGGATCCCAAGCTTCCCTTCCCTATCCCAAATATTCCCTACATATTGCCTCAGACCAGGTGTCCTCTACtccagggtttctcagccttggcactattgaaatttggggccagataatccTGTCTGGGGGAGCTGTTCTGTGTGCTACATGTTTGGCAACATCTTTGGCTCCTGCCAGCTAGATGGCTgtaccacatgcacacacacagagttgtGATGACGATGACAAAAAATGTCTGctgacattgccaaatgtcccctcgGGAGAAAAACTGCCTCCAATTGAGAACCACTACTCTATCCCTTTCCACCAGCTCAGGGACCCACCACCCTCTCTCAGGCACCTTCAGGATCTGGTACTGTTCCGGAGTGGCCCGTTGCAGACACTGAACCACCAGCCAGCTGCATTTGTTGTCCTGGATGTCAGTGCCAACTTTGCCGGTCACACTGGGGTCCCCAAAGAGGTCAAGGTAGTCATCCTGGGCGGGAAGGGGGAGGGCAGCAAAGGAGGAAGGATGAGGTTCCTAGGCAGAGGAGGAGTGAAGCTGGTGCCTGTTCTCTGCTACTGCCTCCTGCCTTCCTACCTGAATCTGAAAGAACTCTCCCATCTCCAGCAGGATCTTCTTGGCATTGGCATGCTCCTTCTCACCATCAATTCCTGCCTACAGGGAAAGGTGGGTTAATAAGCCAAACCCCAGAGGTGCCTGCATCTTCCTGGCTGCTTCCTCCCATGGGGTCTTGCCCTACTGCAGCCCCaaatctctcctctctcttcagaTATCTTGGCTTCCCTGACCTAGACAGTCCTGATTGATGGTTCAACCTCAATCCCACTTATTTTTGGCTAGGACTTTCAGGGAGTCATAAAAGAGATGAATCCATTCTAGAGGTGCACAGCCTGTCTTCCCTCACAAATGTCAGTCCCCGAGTCATTCTGATCCATCTTCCTAATATTTTTGCCACCTCCAACTTCTTTCAAGATGAAAAGGAAATGTAGAGAAGCAAGGTCAGGGTAGACAGTTAATCCCACTGACTGCCCTTAATCCATTCTTTTCCCTCTCAACCTGGTTGATCTCCTCCACACTCCTATCCATACTCAGATGCAGGATATACTGTTCCCCTATTAAGTGCTAAGCACTTTCATATCCCTTGCTTTGCTTAATCTTTACAGTCCTGTGAAGTAGGAATTTTATCCTCAGTTGAGGAAGAAACTCAGCAAGactgacttgctcaaggtcacacagcctttCACCAGGGGTAGCAGTGTTCACGTTTTCTGCTCTATGCCTTCCTGTCCAAAAGCCCCCATTAGCAGAGGAGAGGGGTGAGGAGGCTCACTCACCATGTACATGGCTGCAGCTATAGGAAGGTAGAAGGAGTAGAAAGCTGTCTTGTACTTGACAATAGATTTATACCTGAGTAGGGGGAGAAGAGAAACTCCTCAGGAGGGCAACGCACATCCTGAGCCCTACCTCGCTGTCCAGACATGGTTCGCACTGTCACTCACCTCTTTTCAGTGAATCTGCCAAGATCCACATTGCCCTGGGGGGCTGTGATGAGGTCCAGGGTCTGCCCAATCTCAGTCTGATAGGAACTCTAAGGAAGACAAAGACGGCCCATGAGCCAGGCTTTCTCAAGATATACGAAACCCTGGTATCC
This region of Macaca fascicularis isolate 582-1 chromosome 1, T2T-MFA8v1.1 genomic DNA includes:
- the RUSC1 gene encoding AP-4 complex accessory subunit RUSC1 isoform X4, which encodes MLSPQRALLCNLNHIHLQHVSLGLHLSRRPELREGPLSTSPPPGDTGGKESRGPCSGTLVDANSNSPAVPCRCCQEHGPGLENRQDPSQEEEGAASPSDPGCSSSLSSCSDLSPDESPVSVYLRDLPGDEDAHPQPSIIPLEQGSPLASAGPGTCSPDSFCCSPDSCSGASSSPDPGLDSNCNALTTCQDLPSPGLEEEDESAEQDLPTSELLEADDGKIDTGKTEPSWKINPIWKIDTEKTKAEWKTTENSNTGWKNNGNVNSSWKNEPEKFDSGWKTNTRITDSGSKTDAGKIDGGWRSDVSEEPVPHRTITSFHELAQKRKRGPGLPLVPQAKKDRSDWLIVFSPDTELPPSGSLGGSSAPPREVTTFKELRSRSRAPPPPVPPRDPPAGWALVPPRPPPPPVPPRRKKNRPGLQPIAEGQSEEGRAVSPAAGEEAPAAKEPGEPGAQAGLEVRSSWSFAGVSGAQRLWMAEAQSGTGQLQEQKKGLLIAVSASVDKIISHFGAARNLVQKAQLGDSRLSPDVGHLVLTTLCPALHALVADGLKPFRKDLITGQRRSSPWSVVEASVKPGSSTRSLGTLYSQVSRLAPLSSSRSRFHAFILGLLNTKQLELWFSSLQEDAGLLSLLYLPTGFFSLAHGGCPSLSTELLLLLQPLSVLTFHLDLLFEHHHHLPLGPPQAPAPPGPPPALQQTMQAMLHLGGRLAQSLRGTSKEAAPDPSDSPNLPTPGSWWEQLTQASRVYASGGTEGFPLSRWAPGHHGTAAEEGAQERPLPTDEMAPGRGLWLGRLFGVPGGPTENESGALKSRAVRALCDHTAARPDQLSFRRGEVLRVITTVDEDWLRCGRDGVEGLVPVGYTSLVL
- the RUSC1 gene encoding AP-4 complex accessory subunit RUSC1 isoform X3, whose protein sequence is MLSPQRALLCNLNHIHLQHVSLGLHLSRRPELREGPLSTSPPPGDTGGKESRGPCSGTLVDANSNSPAVPCRCCQEHGPGLENRQDPSQEEEGAASPSDPGCSSSLSSCSDLSPDESPVSVYLRDLPGDEDAHPQPSIIPLEQGSPLASAGPGTCSPDSFCCSPDSCSGASSSPDPGLDSNCNALTTCQDLPSPGLEEEDESAEQDLPTSELLEADDGKIDTGKTEPSWKINPIWKIDTEKTKAEWKTTENSNTGWKNNGNVNSSWKNEPEKFDSGWKTNTRITDSGSKTDAGKIDGGWRSDVSEEPVPHRTITSFHELAQKRKRGPGLPLVPQAKKDRSDWLIVFSPDTELPPSGSLGGSSAPPREVTTFKELRSRSRAPPPPVPPRDPPAGWALVPPRPPPPPVPPRRKKNRPGLQPIAEGQSEEGRAVSPAAGEEAPAAKEPGEPGAQAGLEVRSSWSFAGVSGAQRLWMAEAQSGTGQLQEQKKGLLIAVSASVDKIISHFGAARNLVQKAQLGDSRLSPDVGHLVLTTLCPALHALVADGLKPFRKDLITGQRRSSPWSVVEASVKPGSSTRSLGTLYSQVSRLAPLSSSRSRFHAFILGLLNTKQLELWFSSLQEDAGLLSLLYLPTGFFSLAHGGCPSLSTELLLLLQPLSVLTFHLDLLFEHHHHLPLGPPQAPAPPGPPPALQQTMQAMLHLGGRLAQSLRGTSKEAAPDPSDSPNLPTPGSWWEQLTQASRVYASGGTEGFPLSRWAPGHHGTAAEEGAQERPLPTDEMAPGRGLWLGRLFGVPGGPTENESGALKSRRPSSWLPPTVSVLALVKRGAPPETPSPQELEASAPSMVQTHRAVRALCDHTAARPDQLSFRRGEVLRVITTVDEDWLRCGRDGVEGLVPVGYTSLVL
- the RUSC1 gene encoding AP-4 complex accessory subunit RUSC1 isoform X2, with translation MLSPQRALLCNLNHIHLQHVSLGLHLSRRPELREGPLSTSPPPGDTGGKESRGPCSGTLVDANSNSPAVPCRCCQEHGPGLENRQDPSQEEEGAASPSDPGCSSSLSSCSDLSPDESPVSVYLRDLPGDEDAHPQPSIIPLEQGSPLASAGPGTCSPDSFCCSPDSCSGASSSPDPGLDSNCNALTTCQDLPSPGLEEEDESAEQDLPTSELLEADDGKIDTGKTEPSWKINPIWKIDTEKTKAEWKTTENSNTGWKNNGNVNSSWKNEPEKFDSGWKTNTRITDSGSKTDAGKIDGGWRSDVSEEPVPHRTITSFHELAQKRKRGPGLPLVPQAKKDRSDWLIVFSPDTELPPSGSLGGSSAPPREVTTFKELRSRSRAPPPPVPPRDPPAGWALVPPRPPPPPVPPRRKKNRPGLQPIAEGQSEEGRAVSPAAGEEAPAAKEPGEPGAQAGLEAGPLLLPRPLVFRFSADGRPLLEGGGAGAAGSLLLAPLAGWPGAGLRLLGAPSPPEEQLLPVRLSPVGAYSPPTRGALPCLASPELALLLSPLFPRSSTFPAAAPPPRQVPAPPLPPQPRPPKAPRWTRSPSPPPRLLRSSWSFAGVSGAQRLWMAEAQSGTGQLQEQKKGLLIAVSASVDKIISHFGAARNLVQKAQLGDSRLSPDVGHLVLTTLCPALHALVADGLKPFRKDLITGQRRSSPWSVVEASVKPGSSTRSLGTLYSQVSRLAPLSSSRSRFHAFILGLLNTKQLELWFSSLQEDAGLLSLLYLPTGFFSLAHGGCPSLSTELLLLLQPLSVLTFHLDLLFEHHHHLPLGPPQAPAPPGPPPALQQTMQAMLHLGGRLAQSLRGTSKEAAPDPSDSPNLPTPGSWWEQLTQASRVYASGGTEGFPLSRWAPGHHGTAAEEGAQERPLPTDEMAPGRGLWLGRLFGVPGGPTENESGALKSRAVRALCDHTAARPDQLSFRRGEVLRVITTVDEDWLRCGRDGVEGLVPVGYTSLVL
- the RUSC1 gene encoding AP-4 complex accessory subunit RUSC1 isoform X1; protein product: MLSPQRALLCNLNHIHLQHVSLGLHLSRRPELREGPLSTSPPPGDTGGKESRGPCSGTLVDANSNSPAVPCRCCQEHGPGLENRQDPSQEEEGAASPSDPGCSSSLSSCSDLSPDESPVSVYLRDLPGDEDAHPQPSIIPLEQGSPLASAGPGTCSPDSFCCSPDSCSGASSSPDPGLDSNCNALTTCQDLPSPGLEEEDESAEQDLPTSELLEADDGKIDTGKTEPSWKINPIWKIDTEKTKAEWKTTENSNTGWKNNGNVNSSWKNEPEKFDSGWKTNTRITDSGSKTDAGKIDGGWRSDVSEEPVPHRTITSFHELAQKRKRGPGLPLVPQAKKDRSDWLIVFSPDTELPPSGSLGGSSAPPREVTTFKELRSRSRAPPPPVPPRDPPAGWALVPPRPPPPPVPPRRKKNRPGLQPIAEGQSEEGRAVSPAAGEEAPAAKEPGEPGAQAGLEAGPLLLPRPLVFRFSADGRPLLEGGGAGAAGSLLLAPLAGWPGAGLRLLGAPSPPEEQLLPVRLSPVGAYSPPTRGALPCLASPELALLLSPLFPRSSTFPAAAPPPRQVPAPPLPPQPRPPKAPRWTRSPSPPPRLLRSSWSFAGVSGAQRLWMAEAQSGTGQLQEQKKGLLIAVSASVDKIISHFGAARNLVQKAQLGDSRLSPDVGHLVLTTLCPALHALVADGLKPFRKDLITGQRRSSPWSVVEASVKPGSSTRSLGTLYSQVSRLAPLSSSRSRFHAFILGLLNTKQLELWFSSLQEDAGLLSLLYLPTGFFSLAHGGCPSLSTELLLLLQPLSVLTFHLDLLFEHHHHLPLGPPQAPAPPGPPPALQQTMQAMLHLGGRLAQSLRGTSKEAAPDPSDSPNLPTPGSWWEQLTQASRVYASGGTEGFPLSRWAPGHHGTAAEEGAQERPLPTDEMAPGRGLWLGRLFGVPGGPTENESGALKSRRPSSWLPPTVSVLALVKRGAPPETPSPQELEASAPSMVQTHRAVRALCDHTAARPDQLSFRRGEVLRVITTVDEDWLRCGRDGVEGLVPVGYTSLVL